One window of Canis lupus baileyi chromosome 21, mCanLup2.hap1, whole genome shotgun sequence genomic DNA carries:
- the NLRP6 gene encoding NACHT, LRR and PYD domains-containing protein 6, with translation MDPPEACCSPPSVEFLVAVARDLLQATFEDLNQEQLKRFRHKLRDATLDGRNIPWGRLDGLDAMDLAAQLTHFYGPEPALDVTRKTLKRADMLDVAARLKEQQLQRLGPSSSTLRSVSEYKKKYRDHVLQQHAKVKERNARSVKINKRFTKLLIAREGAALPDEALGCTKELEPEPQRARRSDTHTFNRLFGRDEEGQRPLTVVLQGPAGIGKTMAAKKILYDWAAGKLYHGQVDFAFFLPCRELLERPGACSLADLVLDQCPQRKAPLKPMLARPERLLFILDGADDLPPLAPHAAPCTDPFQAADAARVLGGLLGKTLLPAARLLVTARTTAPGRLLDRLCSPQCAEVCGFSDKDKKKYFHKFFRDERLAERAYRFVKENETLFALCFVPFVCWIVCTVLRQQLELGQDLSRTSKTTTSVYLLFIISVLSSAPAADAPRMRAELRKLCRLAREGTLGHRAQFAEKDLERLELRGSKVQTLFLSKKELPGVLQTDVTYQFMDQSFQEFFSALSYLLEEERDLRALLQGESHLTLTTRFLFGLLNPDRVSDMQRHFGVAVPERVKQDVLLWMQEQGQGRRRAAPEKTAGTDAAEDAEEPEEEECEPNYPLELLYCLYETQEDAFVRQALRCLPELELERVRLSRMDLVILSYCVRCCPPGQALRLVSCGLAPAQKKKKSLMKRLHSSLGGSSSQASKRKPQPSPLRPLFEAMTDEHCGLNSLTLCRCKLPDSVCHDLSEALREAPALTELGLLHNQLSEAGLRVLLEGLAWPQCRVQKLRVQQPSLQEAPQYIISILRQSVALSTLDLGDCQLPGPVVTSLCAALQHPGCRLQTLSLTSVELSKESLKELQAVKTAKPGLVIIHPALDSHPKPSKGLSDAL, from the exons ATGGACCCACCAGAGGCCTGCTGTAG CCCCCCCAGCGTGGAGTTCCTTGTGGCTGTAGCGCGGGACCTGCTGCAGGCCACGTTCGAAGACCTGAACCAGGAGCAGCTGAAGCGCTTCCGCCACAAGCTGCGGGATGCGACCCTGGACGGCCGCAACATCCCGTGGGGGCGGCTGGATGGCTTGGACGCCATGGACCTCGCGGCCCAGCTAACCCACTTCTACGGGCCGGAGCCTGCGCTGGATGTGACCAGAAAGACCCTGAAGAGGGCGGACATGCTGGACGTGGCCGCGCGACTCAAGGAGCAGCAGCTGCAGC GGCTCGGCCCCAGCTCCTCCACACTGCGCTCCGTATCGG AGTACAAGAAGAAGTACCGGGACCACGTCCTGCAGCAGCACGCCAAGGTCAAGGAGAGGAACGCGCGCTCGGTCAAGATCAACAAGCGCTTCACCAAGCTGCTGATTGCGCGCGAGGGCGCCGCACTGCCTGACGAGGCCCTGGGGTGCACGAAGGAGCTGGAGCCCGAGCCCCAGCGAGCGCGGCGCTCCGACACCCACACCTTCAACCGCCTGTTCGGCCGAGACGAGGAAGGCCAGCGGCCCCTGACGGTCGTGCTGCAGGGCCCAGCGGGCATCGGCAAAACCATGGCAGCCAAGAAGATCCTGTACGACTGGGCGGCCGGCAAGCTGTACCACGGCCAGGTGGACTTCGCCTTCTTCCTGCCCTGCCGCGAGCTGCTCGAGCGCCCGGGCGCCTGCAGCCTGGCCGACCTGGTCCTGGACCAGTGCCCCCAGCGCAAGGCGCCCCTGAAGCCCATGCTGGCGCGGCCCGAGCGGCTGCTCTTCATCCTGGACGGTGCGGACGACCTGCCCCCGCTGGCGCCCCACGCAGCGCCCTGCACCGACCCCTTCCAGGCGGCCGACGCCGCGCGGGTGCTGGGCGGCCTGCTGGGCAAGACACTGCTGCCTGCCGCCCGCCTGCTGGTGACGGCGCGCACCACGGCGCCCGGGAGGCTCCTGGACCGCCTATGCTCCCCGCAGTGCGCCGAGGTGTGCGGCTTCTCCGACAAGGACAAGAAGAAGTACTTCCATAAGTTTTTCCGGGACGAGAGGCTGGCGGAGCGTGCCTACCGCTTCGTGAAGGAGAACGAGACGCTCTTTGCACTGTGCTTCGTGCCCTTCGTGTGCTGGATCGTGTGCACCGTCCTGCGCCAGCAGCTCGAGCTCGGCCAGGACCTGTCACGCACCTCCAAGACCACCACGTCCGTGTACCTGCTGTTCATCATCAGTGTGCTGAGCTCCGCACCTGCCGCCGACGCTCCCCGAATGCGGGCCGAGCTGCGAAAGCTGTGCCGCCTGGCCCGCGAAGGCACCCTCGGGCACCGGGCGCAGTTCGCAGAGAAGGACCTGGAACGACTGGAACTTCGCGGCTCTAAAGTCCAGACGCTGTTTCTCAGCAAGAAGGAGCTGCCAGGGGTGCTGCAGACGGATGTCACCTACCAGTTCATGGACCAGAGCTTCCAGGAGTTCTTCTCGGCGCTGTCCTACCTGCTGGAGGAGGAGCGGGATCTCCGGGCACTTCTGCAGGGCGAAAGCCACCTCACGCTCACCACACGCTTCCTCTTCGGGCTGCTGAACCCAGATCGCGTGTCCGACATGCAGCGCCACTTCGGCGTGGCGGTTCCAGAGCGTGTGAAGCAGGATGTCCTGCTGTGGATGCAGGAACAGGGCCAGGGCCGCCGTAGGGCGGCACCTGAGAAGACGGCAGGGACAGATGCTGCGGAGGACGCCGAGGAGCCCGAAGAGGAGGAGTGCGAGCCCAACTACCCGCTGGAGCTGCTGTACTGCCTGTACGAGACGCAGGAGGACGCCTTCGTGCGCCAGGCCCTGCGTTGCCTGccggagctggagctggagaggGTGCGCCTCAGCCGCATGGACCTGGTCATCCTGAGCTACTGTGTCAGGTGCTGCCCACCCGGGCAGGCCCTGCGACTGGTTAGCTGTGGGCTGGCCCccgcacagaagaaaaagaagagcctgATGAAGCGACTGCACAGCAGCCTGGGCGGCAGCTC TTCACAAGCCAGCAAGAGAAAACCCCAGCCTTCTCCACTACGTCCACTCTTCGAGGCCATGACTGACGAACATTGTGGTCTGAACAGCCTGAC GCTGTGCCGCTGCAAGCTGCCTGACTCTGTGTGCCACGACCTGTCTgaggccctgagggaggcccCGGCCCTCACAGAGCTGGGCCTTCTCCACAACCAGCTCAGCGAGGCGGGCCTGCGCGTGCTCCTCGAGGGTCTGGCCTGGCCCCAGTGCCGCGTGCAGAAGCTCCG GGTGCAGCAGCCCAGCCTCCAGGAAGCGCCTCAGTACATCATCAGCATCCTCAGGCAGAGCGTGGCGTTGTCCACCCTGGATCTCGGCGACTGCCAGCTGCCGGGGCCCGTGGTCACCTCCCTGTGTGCGGCCCTGCAGCACCCAGGATGCCGCCTGCAGACCCTCAG TCTGACCTCCGTGGAGCTGAGCAAGGAGTCACTGAAGGAGCTGCAGGCAGTGAAGACAGCAAAGCCGGGTCTGGTCATCATCCACCCAGCCCTGGACAGTCACCCCAAGCCTTCCAAGGGACTCAGCGATGCCCTCTAA